A window of Cydia pomonella isolate Wapato2018A chromosome 22, ilCydPomo1, whole genome shotgun sequence contains these coding sequences:
- the LOC133530150 gene encoding uncharacterized protein LOC133530150, which produces MSEKCLICGLFISTDLVVVKKRGIERLITASKERNDGKDKYFYGKEEICFHRKCRLLYIESKAISAHKRRMEVEASVRQPSDDDESFDFQNFCLFCNEAANEEFKQAQLKRRVQDRIIVSEIKKCSTQEAILNAALLHTDDWSEQVERRIQGVDLKEKKAVYHGHCYAKFCHPYRATGGRRGKQQAPENAEAMNLIYQYLETNTEDCQFSIQDIRNAYPDVNLPTDPVIKYNLRKKYGDDILITAGNPSIICMLSNCSQMIQTSWYEARKENVVAEKQRIVEAAAKIILEEVTSRVYKTDFYPPPTAFLNDAEKDCPDSLLKLLRIIIMTNKNKDNESYERKCVALAHGIVSAARPRTFRSPVLLGLSSLIHHKYASRYLIDLFSGMGFCSTYDETLKFQVSAIATYTPKQSCPAFTQFVFDNADVNVHTIDGNNTFHTMGGIQCLNPPQTLSLNESIPRLNYIPQSFMKRYEQISLQTHIKTMNSGLDKVLFNPPMSNDDTFIMTKTDLLWMYGKSECFPDTPGFNSFMMLTQEDDVKNEQICEIRPVPFINAPASNYDTILTALKYAAEKCKQSDIDCIVTFDQPLYQKAQEIVKSSQDALISKIILRLGGFHLLMSFMGAIGKIMAGSGLREWWAKIYAIGSLEKMIMGHHYERAVRAHMLSSLALFRIIISNVEINLNEKIEMESALFKITDGDQNKEMNNEILQSVLDKFVKSLQELEGRGPTSMLWVAYFKMTLLIQNFIKAERIGDWNLHIKCVKEMLPYFHAAGHFNYAKSASLYAQEMDNLEAVMTPECYKRFISEKMFTVRRTQKPCSGTWSDMTIEQTLMRSMKVSGGLTQGRGFSDNVLSKWILGLPILHSITEEVENFCDTSVKIHNHKDGSSSRMSRDAKDLEHLSQWLNEHNPFPNTTDIISISTGVVGNEKINPHKAVEIGKNIMNDRKGTSFAQIKYSRKETVQPLGNVNLSISVEEKKVSIEPDLIFKRISFLKKSQDELKTYLQYELSPYPLSLFDKNGMRKTNKSIFYEMFSPVTPNSTDQDQLCDDVNLKDEAHVIDGGLLLHRVVWQKNTTYSAICKKYVDYVKKFTNPTVVFDGYENENCVKNQERKRRAKGRMNTCVVIQENSEATMTQDQFLSNDQNKSRLITMLTLRLKSENIPVFQSKDDADTLIISTAIEIADTKRYRKVMVVGEDIDLLVLLTSKKRPDIVLMKPGKGKITTKLYNADSFKADPDIVLLSHAFTGCDTTSAIFRQGKRKVCTKMMKNSLKQAVNAFNDPCSSHEEISKAGEIIFCELYGGNKTTDINILRYERFAQSLTKSSTDLATLPPTSSAAKQHSLRVYYQIQKWLGNELNPTDCGWEKQASGMAPITTTENPAPDEILKIISCKCKLECKGTCTCIKAGLKCTALCIHCTDKKCCGDVDITETAFDVETEVHMNNVINDTICDNKVHEKIDTELDTFKENVAPNSVDYINVPSGSVAIRESAKRQRLS; this is translated from the exons ATGAGTGAAAAGTGTTTGATATGTGGACTATTTATTAGTACTGACTTAGTAGTAGTCAAAAAACGTGGAATTGAGCGGCTTATAACGGCGAGCAAAGAAAGAAATGATGGgaaagataaatatttttacggGAAGGAGGAAATATGTTTCCACAGAAAGTGCAGGTTACTGTACATTGAGTCAAAGGCTATATCGGCGCACAAAAGACGAATGGAGGTGGAGGCATCAGTTAGACAGCCaagtgatgatgatgaaagttttgattttcaaaacttttgtcttttttgCAACGAAGCTGCCAACGAGGAGTTTAAACAGGCTCAACTCAAACGTCGTGTTCAAGACAGAATCATTGTcagcgaaataaaaaaatgttctacaCAGGAGGCTATATTGAACGCAGCATTATTACACACGGACGATTGGAGTGAAcaa GTAGAGCGTCGTATACAAGGTGTCGATCTCAAAGAGAAGAAGGCAGTTTACCATGGTCATTGTTATGCAAAGTTTTGCCACCCTTATCGAGCCACTGGAGGAAGGCGGGGAAAGCAGCAGGCACCAGAAAACGCCGAAGCAATGAATCTGATTTATCAGTATTTGGAAACAAATACAGAGGACTGTCAGTTCTCCATTCAAGACATCAGGAATGCGTATCCCGATGTCAATTTGCCAACTGACCCAGTCATTAAATATAACTTGCGCAAAAAGTATGGAGATGATATTCTTATTACTGCAGGGAACCCTTCCATAATATGCATGTTATCAAACTGCTCCCAAATGATACAAACGAGTTGGTACGAAGCCCGGAAGGAAAATGTCGTAGCTGAAAAACAACGGATAGTAGAAGCAGCTGCAAAAATTATTTTAGAAGAAGTTACCTCTCGCGTTTACAAGACAGATTTTTATCCACCGCCGACTGCTTTTTTAAATGACGCAGAAAAAGATTGTCCGGATTCGTTGCTCAAATTGTTGCGAATAATTATCATGACCAACAAAAACAAAGATAATGAATCTTACGAAAGAAAATGCGTCGCTTTAGCACATGGAATTGTTAGTGCTGCTAGGCCCCGTACTTTTAGGTCACCAGTCCTTCTGGGGCTATCATCTTTGATACATCACAAGTATGCGTCGAGGTACCTAATTGATTTATTCAGTGGAATGGGTTTTTGTTCAACCTATGATGAAACTTTGAAATTTCAAGTTTCAGCTATAGCGACTTATACACCAAAGCAGAGTTGTCCAGCTTTTACACAATTCGTGTTTGATAATGCAGATGTAAATGTCCACACCATAGATGGTAATAACACATTTCACACAATGGGAGGAATACAATGCTTAAACCCACCCCAAACGCTTAGTTTAAATGAAAGTATTCCAAGGCTAAATTACATCCCACAGAGCTTCATGAAACGTTATGAACAAATTTCTTTACAAACCCatatcaaaacaatgaactctGGACTTGATAAAGTGCTATTCAATCCACCGATGAGCAATGACGACacgtttataatgacaaaaaCAGATTTGTTATGGATGTATGGTAAATCTGAATGTTTCCCAGATACCCCTGGCTTTAATTCATTTATGATGTTGACACAAGAAGATGACGTGAAAAATGAACAAATCTGTGAAATCAGGCCTGTACCATTTATAAATGCTCCGGCATCAAATTATGACACGATTCTCACAGCATTAAAGTATGCTGCAGAAAAGTGTAAGCAATCTGACATTGACTGCATAGTAACCTTTGACCAGCCATTGTATCAAAAGGCCCAAGAAATAGTAAAATCGTCCCAAGATGCATTAAtctctaaaattattttaaggtTGGGCGGATTCCACCTTTTAATGTCATTTATGGGAGCCATTGGCAAAATAATGGCAGGCAGTGGGTTAAGGGAATGGTGGGCTAAAATATATGCCATAGGATCTTTAGAGAAAATGATAATGGGCCACCATTACGAACGTGCGGTCAGAGCGCATATGCTTTCAAGTCTAGCATtatttagaataataataagtaatgtGGAAATTAATTTGAATGAAAAGATTGAGATGGAGAGTGCTTTGTTTAAAATTACAGATGGCGACCAGAACAAAGAAATGAATAATGAAATATTGCAATCAGTTTTGGATAAGTTCGTTAAATCATTGCAAGAACTTGAAGGAAGGGGTCCTACATCCATGCTGTGGGTCgcttattttaaaatgactcTACTTATCCAGAATTTTATCAAAGCTGAGAGAATCGGCGACTGGAATTTACATATCAAATGTGTGAAAGAAATGCTGCCCTACTTTCATGCCGCCGGCCATTTCAATTACGCGAAGTCAGCGAGTCTCTATGCTCAAGAAATGGACAATTTAGAAGCTGTTATGACACCGGAATGTTATAAAAGATTTATTTCTGAAAAAATGTTCACTGTGCGGAGGACACAAAAACCTTGTTCGGGAACCTGGTCCGATATGACTATAGAGCAAACGCTAATGAGGTCTATGAAAGTGTCAGGAGGGCTCACGCAAGGTCGCGGTTTCTCGGATAATGTTTTGAGCAAGTGGATTTTAGGCTTGCCAATATTGCACAGTATCACCGAAGAAGTTGAGAATTTTTGTGACACTTCAGTTAAAATTCACAATCACAAGGACGGTTCTTCTTCTAGAATGTCTAGAGATGCCAAAGACTTAGAACATTTGTCGCAATGGCTTAATGAACATAACCCGTTTCCGAACACGACTGACATCATTTCAATTAGTACAGGGGTAGTTGGCAATGAGAAAATCAACCCTCATAAAGCCGTTGAGAttggtaaaaatattatgaacGACAGAAAAGGAACATCCTTTGCACAGATAAAATATTCACGTAAAGAGACGGTACAACCGCTTGGTAATGTGAATTTATCAATATCTGTTGAAGAGAAGAAAGTCTCAATAGAACCAGATTTAATATTCAAACGGATTTCTTTCTTGAAAAAGTCCCAGGATGAATTAAAAACGTATTTGCAATACGAGTTGTCGCCCTACCCTTTATCTCTATTTGATAAGAACGGAATGCGCAAAACCAACAAgtcaattttttatgaaatgtttTCGCCTGTAACCCCGAACTCCACAGACCAGGACCAGCTATGTGACGATGTAAATTTAAAAGATGAAGCCCATGTTATTGACGGCGGGCTGTTGTTACATCGAGTGGTAtggcaaaaaaatacaacatactCAGcgatttgtaaaaaatatgtagattatgtaaaaaaattcaCAAACCCTACGGTAGTATTTGACGGATATGAAAACGAAAACTGCGTGAAAAACCAAGAAAGAAAAAGGCGTGCGAAAGGAAGAATGAATACTTGTGTTGTAATTCAAGAAAATTCAGAAGCCACGATGACACAAGACCAATTTTTATCAAACGACCAAAATAAAAGCCGGCTTATAACTATGCTGACATTACGACTGAAATCAGAAAACATTCCAGTTTTCCAAAGTAAAGATGATGCGGATACCCTAATCATTTCCACAGCGATCGAAATAGCTGACACTAAAAGATACAGAAAAGTTATGGTCGTTGGCGAAGATATTGACTTGTTGGTTTTACTTACGTCGAAAAAAAGGCCTGACATAGTTTTGATGAAACCAGGGAAGGgcaaaataacaacaaaattatACAACGCTGACAGTTTTAAAGCAGATCCTGACATTGTTTTGTTATCTCATGCTTTTACTGGTTGCGACACAACATCTGCAATTTTCAGACAAGGCAAACGAAAAGTATGCACAAAAATgatgaaaaatagtttaaaacAAGCAGTAAACGCATTTAATGATCCCTGCAGTTCACATGAAGAAATTTCGAAAGCTGGAGAGATCATATTTTGTGAACTTTATGGAGGTAACAAGACAACTGATATAAATATCCTGAGATATGAAAGATTTGCTCAGTCTTTAACAAAAAGCTCCACCGATCTGGCAACTCTTCCACCGACTTCATCTGCAGCAAAACAGCATTCTCTTCGAGTATACTATCAGATCCAGAAATGGTTAGGTAATGAACTGAATCCAACAGATTGTGGCTGGGAAAAGCAAGCTTCCGGCATGGCTCCTATCACCACAACTGAGAACCCAGCTCCTGACGAAATCTTAAAGATTATATCTTGTAAATGCAAGTTGGAGTGTAAGGGAACCTGCACGTGCATTAAAGCCGGGTTGAAATGCACGGCACTCTGCATACATTGCACAGACAAAAAATGTTGCGGCGATGTAGATATCACTGAAACAGCGTTTGATGTTGAAACGGAAGTCCATATGAATAACGTGATTAATGACACCATCTGTGATAATAAAGTACATGAAAAGATTGACACTGAATTAGATACTTTTAAGGAAAATGTAGCTCCAAATAGTGTTGATTATATAAATGTTCCATCAGGGTCAGTAGCAATTAGAGAGTCTGCTAAAAGACAAAGACTCTCATAG